The Dehalogenimonas lykanthroporepellens BL-DC-9 genome includes a window with the following:
- a CDS encoding ribosomal protein S21 (KEGG: deg:DehalGT_0300 ribosomal protein S21~TIGRFAM: ribosomal protein S21~PFAM: ribosomal protein S21) produces MTEVRPENNESFEGMLKRFNRKVQLDGIIREARRRARFEKPLTRRKRKETATRRAAIKASRKAAGRR; encoded by the coding sequence TTGACCGAAGTCAGACCGGAAAACAACGAAAGCTTCGAGGGTATGCTTAAACGCTTCAACCGCAAGGTTCAGCTGGACGGCATTATCCGTGAAGCTCGCCGCCGCGCTCGTTTCGAGAAGCCGCTCACCCGGCGTAAACGCAAGGAAACGGCTACCAGGCGGGCCGCCATCAAGGCCTCTCGGAAAGCCGCCGGCCGAAGGTAA
- a CDS encoding radical SAM domain-containing protein (KEGG: deb:DehaBAV1_1179 radical SAM domain-containing protein): MMAENTIPWEPPYIRLYETGELEKRVERLEKRLENCDLCPRRCGAERLKNDFGSCNAGKLVAVASVCAHHGEEPVLSGTRGSGTIFFGNCNLRCVYCQNHQISQDPERQRSNQVSTSWLANRMLHIQNDLECHNINLVSPSHYVPQIMRALLEAIPNGLNLPLVYNTNAYDDLDTLTELDGVISIYLPDLKYADSNLAARLSDVPHYVPTARAAIKEMYRQVGELELDKDDIAVSGLIIRHLILPNDLAGSEATIKWIASELSPSIPISLMAQYTPRHLAKEVPLLARSINATEYRRVINLLEVLGMENGWLQEASSREYYLPDFEREGHPFERG; the protein is encoded by the coding sequence ATGATGGCGGAAAATACCATACCCTGGGAACCTCCTTATATCCGGCTCTACGAAACCGGTGAACTGGAAAAACGGGTCGAACGGCTGGAAAAACGGCTGGAGAACTGCGACCTGTGTCCTCGCCGGTGCGGCGCCGAGCGTCTGAAGAACGACTTTGGCTCCTGCAATGCCGGTAAACTGGTCGCCGTCGCGTCGGTCTGCGCCCATCACGGCGAGGAACCCGTACTCAGCGGCACCCGCGGCTCCGGCACCATATTCTTCGGTAACTGCAACCTGCGTTGCGTCTATTGCCAGAATCACCAGATATCCCAGGATCCGGAACGCCAGCGCTCCAACCAGGTTTCGACCTCCTGGCTGGCCAACCGGATGCTTCATATTCAGAACGACCTGGAGTGCCACAATATCAATCTGGTGTCACCTTCGCATTATGTTCCGCAGATCATGCGGGCCCTGCTGGAAGCCATCCCCAACGGCTTGAACCTGCCGCTGGTGTACAATACCAACGCCTATGACGACCTGGATACCCTGACCGAGCTGGACGGTGTCATCAGCATCTACCTGCCCGACCTCAAATACGCCGATTCCAATCTGGCGGCCCGCCTGTCGGATGTACCTCATTATGTACCGACCGCCCGGGCCGCCATCAAGGAAATGTATCGCCAGGTCGGTGAACTGGAACTGGATAAAGACGATATTGCCGTTTCCGGCCTTATCATCCGCCATCTCATCCTGCCCAACGACCTGGCCGGCAGTGAGGCCACTATCAAGTGGATAGCTTCGGAGCTTTCGCCAAGCATCCCTATAAGCCTGATGGCTCAGTACACACCGCGCCACCTGGCAAAGGAGGTACCGCTCCTGGCACGAAGTATCAACGCCACCGAGTATCGGAGAGTCATCAATCTGCTGGAAGTGCTGGGAATGGAGAATGGTTGGCTTCAGGAAGCCAGTTCTCGTGAGTATTACCTGCCTGATTTCGAACGTGAAGGCCACCCGTTCGAGAGAGGCTGA
- a CDS encoding phosphoesterase PA-phosphatase related protein (KEGG: deh:cbdb_A1346 PAP2 family protein~PFAM: phosphoesterase PA-phosphatase related~SMART: phosphoesterase PA-phosphatase related), with amino-acid sequence MRPFPFFRYGLLLFSLVVLSGLAGFAPQSFDTALLSLAGSVLTWAEPLLQAADFAGETWPSFFLAVAAVTVLWLKGFRSAALGLVTALILVSLASAGIKVIIDRPRPGGADFSFVSGHTAYFTVLCGFLFHRAGELTTGRYRLPVLRGLLMAALALVGLSRLYLEAHWPSDVLGGLLLGGAVLIPVLWRLDRGSPVSGEYTGEETYA; translated from the coding sequence GTGCGGCCGTTCCCCTTTTTCCGGTACGGACTTCTGCTTTTTTCGCTGGTCGTGCTCAGCGGTCTGGCCGGTTTCGCGCCGCAGTCATTCGACACGGCATTACTGAGTCTGGCAGGGAGCGTCCTGACCTGGGCTGAGCCGCTGTTACAGGCCGCCGATTTTGCCGGTGAAACCTGGCCTTCATTTTTCCTGGCCGTAGCGGCGGTGACGGTGTTGTGGCTGAAGGGTTTCCGGTCGGCGGCTCTGGGGCTGGTCACTGCCCTGATTCTGGTATCGCTGGCCTCGGCGGGTATCAAGGTAATCATAGACCGGCCCCGCCCGGGTGGGGCCGATTTCAGCTTTGTGTCCGGCCATACCGCTTATTTCACCGTTTTGTGCGGGTTCCTGTTTCACCGGGCGGGTGAGTTGACCACCGGTCGGTACCGACTGCCGGTACTGCGGGGCCTGCTGATGGCGGCGCTGGCGCTGGTCGGGTTGTCCCGGCTTTATCTGGAAGCCCACTGGCCGAGCGATGTCCTGGGTGGATTGTTGCTGGGCGGCGCAGTATTGATTCCCGTTCTGTGGCGGCTTGACCGGGGGTCGCCGGTCAGTGGCGAATATACCGGAGAAGAAACCTATGCCTGA
- a CDS encoding transcriptional regulator, TraR/DksA family (PFAM: zinc finger DksA/TraR C4-type~KEGG: deg:DehalGT_1091 transcriptional regulator, TraR/DksA family), which produces MTTKKENALYQELNQRLRGDLAQLKEQMETLKASAPQEDRREGSPFGKREEEATETADLENRLALEKRVLDQIADVETAIAKLEKGTYGKCEKCGQPIAPARLEALPYARLCIACKSKQGKTA; this is translated from the coding sequence ATGACGACGAAAAAAGAAAACGCCCTGTACCAGGAACTGAACCAGCGCCTCCGGGGCGACTTGGCACAGCTGAAGGAACAGATGGAAACCCTGAAAGCCTCAGCGCCTCAGGAAGACCGGCGGGAAGGGTCACCTTTCGGCAAGCGTGAAGAGGAAGCCACCGAAACCGCCGACCTGGAGAACCGGCTGGCGCTTGAAAAACGGGTTCTGGATCAGATAGCCGACGTCGAAACCGCCATTGCCAAACTCGAAAAGGGCACCTATGGCAAGTGTGAGAAATGCGGCCAGCCCATCGCGCCGGCCCGGCTGGAAGCCCTGCCCTACGCCAGGTTGTGTATCGCCTGTAAATCCAAGCAGGGCAAAACGGCCTGA
- a CDS encoding RDD domain containing protein (PFAM: RDD domain containing protein~KEGG: deg:DehalGT_1082 RDD domain containing protein), giving the protein MIREKKKEPIALEFAGFWRRLGAFIIDLSALGAAASLLTPFHWFGFGNFFDLSGYIDFPLLVIPFVAVANPVSAMFSAVYFVTLWAWRGQTLGMMIAGIRLIRTDGTEVDTGHSLTRLLGSVISALPLFAGLLWIAFDERRQGWHDKLATTYVVKVPRLPESESAAPPAGA; this is encoded by the coding sequence TTGATCAGAGAGAAGAAAAAAGAGCCGATCGCCCTCGAATTCGCCGGTTTCTGGCGGCGTCTGGGAGCGTTCATCATTGACCTGTCGGCGCTGGGAGCGGCGGCCTCCCTGCTGACCCCCTTCCACTGGTTCGGCTTCGGTAATTTTTTCGACCTGAGCGGCTACATCGATTTCCCGTTGCTGGTCATTCCCTTCGTCGCCGTGGCCAATCCGGTATCGGCCATGTTCAGCGCCGTCTATTTCGTCACCCTCTGGGCCTGGCGGGGTCAGACCCTGGGCATGATGATTGCCGGCATCAGGTTAATCAGAACCGATGGCACCGAGGTCGATACCGGACACAGCCTGACCCGACTGCTGGGTTCGGTGATTTCAGCCTTACCCCTGTTCGCGGGACTGCTGTGGATAGCTTTCGATGAGCGGCGCCAGGGCTGGCACGACAAGCTGGCCACAACATATGTCGTCAAAGTGCCACGGTTACCTGAAAGTGAAAGTGCCGCGCCACCGGCCGGCGCCTGA
- a CDS encoding formamidopyrimidine-DNA glycosylase (TIGRFAM: formamidopyrimidine-DNA glycosylase~KEGG: dev:DhcVS_1170 formamidopyrimidine-DNA glycosylase~PFAM: Formamidopyrimidine-DNA glycosylase catalytic domain protein; DNA glycosylase/AP lyase, H2TH DNA-binding; zinc finger Fpg domain protein) yields the protein MPELPEVETVTNEIRPYVQDRVITGVVVHWPGTVRGHSPAQFSADLEGRRVTGVFRRGKYIVWELDDGNRLLTHLKMTGSLIALGPDDDDPPYVRVEIRLDDGRRVIFRDPRKFGRMALVGEASGVLAGLGPEPLADEFTAEVFESLLRKRKSPVKTALLDQTLMAGIGNMYADEALHSAGIHPLRPADSLDTDEYRRLYLAIRRILRSAIDARGASISNYIRPGGDLGHAHFAFKVAHKRGENCRGCGTPLERIVIRGRGTYLCPACQRL from the coding sequence ATGCCTGAACTGCCTGAAGTGGAAACGGTTACCAATGAAATCAGGCCTTATGTCCAGGACAGGGTCATAACCGGGGTTGTCGTACACTGGCCGGGTACCGTCAGAGGCCATTCACCGGCTCAATTCAGCGCTGACCTGGAAGGACGGCGGGTAACCGGGGTATTCCGGCGGGGCAAGTATATCGTCTGGGAGCTCGACGATGGAAACCGACTGCTGACCCATCTCAAGATGACCGGTTCACTCATCGCCCTGGGGCCGGATGACGACGACCCGCCGTATGTAAGAGTAGAAATCAGGCTGGATGACGGCAGACGGGTCATTTTCCGGGACCCGCGGAAATTCGGCCGCATGGCGTTGGTCGGTGAAGCTTCCGGCGTGCTGGCGGGACTGGGCCCGGAGCCGCTGGCCGACGAGTTTACTGCCGAAGTTTTCGAGTCGCTACTCAGAAAAAGGAAAAGTCCGGTCAAGACTGCCCTGCTGGACCAGACGCTGATGGCCGGTATCGGCAACATGTACGCCGATGAGGCATTGCACTCAGCGGGGATTCATCCCTTACGGCCGGCGGACAGCCTGGATACAGATGAATACCGGCGGCTGTACCTGGCTATCCGCCGTATCCTGCGGTCGGCCATCGATGCCCGGGGCGCCAGTATTTCCAATTATATTCGGCCCGGCGGTGACCTGGGACACGCTCATTTCGCCTTCAAGGTGGCGCACAAACGCGGCGAGAATTGTCGGGGTTGCGGTACGCCCCTGGAGCGCATTGTTATCAGGGGGCGCGGCACCTATCTTTGCCCGGCCTGTCAGCGGTTATGA
- a CDS encoding conserved hypothetical protein (KEGG: dev:DhcVS_1150 hypothetical protein): MAKQAETAKPTGDLKTFIENVNKKDKVSGHKIRFAFCNRKRRGG; this comes from the coding sequence ATGGCTAAACAGGCCGAAACTGCCAAACCGACCGGAGACCTCAAGACGTTTATCGAAAACGTCAACAAGAAAGATAAGGTGAGCGGTCATAAGATACGCTTCGCCTTTTGTAACCGCAAACGGCGCGGTGGATAG
- a CDS encoding pseudouridine synthase, RluA family (TIGRFAM: pseudouridine synthase, RluA family~PFAM: pseudouridine synthase; RNA-binding S4 domain protein~KEGG: det:DET1375 ribosomal large subunit pseudouridine synthase D~SMART: RNA-binding S4 domain protein) encodes MPAENHPRQELVADREGWRLDRYLAEKLPDRSRASLQELIREGFVTVNGRPARPASPLKPGDRVTVELPPPAPTTATAEDIPLTVIYEDEDLAVIDKPAGLTTHPAPGHPAGTLLNALLSRFPELRDSGLDRPGIVHRLDKDTSGLMVVARSRQAHARLSDQFRNREVTKVYLALVRGCVEPAEGIIEAAIGRHRTQRKKMTVSEQGREARSRFKVIRRFRNHTLLEVRIYTGRTHQIRVHLAAIGHPVIGDATYGAESPDFPRQFLHAHRLGFRHPTDGRKMSFTSELPADLAGPLERLT; translated from the coding sequence ATGCCCGCTGAGAACCACCCCCGACAGGAACTCGTGGCCGACCGCGAAGGCTGGCGACTGGACCGCTATCTGGCTGAAAAACTGCCGGACAGGTCTCGGGCCAGCCTCCAGGAACTGATTCGCGAGGGTTTCGTAACCGTCAACGGCCGACCGGCCAGACCGGCCTCCCCCCTCAAACCCGGCGACCGGGTCACGGTAGAACTGCCGCCACCGGCTCCGACAACCGCTACCGCTGAAGATATCCCGCTGACAGTCATCTATGAGGATGAGGATCTGGCGGTCATCGACAAACCGGCCGGGCTGACCACCCATCCCGCCCCCGGACACCCGGCCGGCACCCTGCTCAATGCGCTGTTGTCCCGTTTTCCGGAACTCAGAGATTCCGGTCTGGACCGCCCCGGAATCGTGCACCGTCTGGACAAGGACACCTCCGGTCTGATGGTGGTCGCCCGTTCGCGCCAGGCCCATGCCCGCCTCTCCGACCAGTTCCGAAACCGTGAGGTAACCAAGGTCTACCTGGCCCTGGTCAGGGGATGTGTCGAACCGGCGGAAGGTATCATCGAAGCCGCCATCGGCCGGCACCGCACCCAGCGCAAGAAAATGACCGTCAGCGAACAGGGAAGGGAAGCACGGAGCCGCTTCAAGGTGATCAGACGGTTCAGGAATCACACCTTGCTGGAGGTCAGGATTTACACCGGTCGGACCCATCAGATCCGAGTGCATCTGGCGGCCATCGGTCACCCGGTCATCGGCGATGCTACATACGGGGCAGAATCGCCTGATTTTCCCCGGCAATTTCTGCACGCCCATCGGCTGGGCTTCCGTCACCCGACCGACGGTCGGAAGATGTCGTTTACTTCGGAACTGCCAGCGGACCTGGCCGGCCCCCTGGAGCGCCTGACCTAG
- a CDS encoding glutamyl-tRNA synthetase (KEGG: det:DET1365 glutamyl-tRNA synthetase~TIGRFAM: glutamyl-tRNA synthetase~PFAM: Glutamyl/glutaminyl-tRNA synthetase, class Ic, catalytic domain), with product MNDRIRVRYAPSPTGFPHVGNIRAALFNWLFARHHGGSFIVRIEDTDRSRYVEGAVDAILDGLRWLGLDWDEGPEKGGAFGPYFQSDRLDRYRAAAERLITAGYAYRCTCSPGRLEAMRAEQTAAKKPPGYDRCCRNRTEPVAQGVASVVRFKMPLEGTTTFTDLIRGDVSFDNPLLDDFVLLKSDGYPTYHLANVVDDHDMAISHVIRGEEWISSAPRHLLLYQALGYHPPALAHLPMILGPDRSKLSKRHGAVSITEYRNQGYLAEAMVNFLSLLGWSLDDRTELMRPEQIIRSFTLDRVSRTAAIFNIEKLDWMNGVYLRELSLADFTDRALPFLQAGVPETANFDRPYLEKALALLQERVKKLGEFRDQPELTRFFFTDDLEYSAEALIGKKITPSASAAALAAAVSRVAAVDEFSVENLEKALRSLAEELGLKPGQLFGCLRIAVTGQSVSPPLFETMAVLGRERTLRRLEKASTMAQGLAGI from the coding sequence ATGAACGACAGAATAAGGGTGCGTTATGCCCCGTCGCCGACCGGCTTCCCGCATGTGGGCAATATCCGGGCCGCCCTCTTCAACTGGCTTTTCGCCCGCCACCACGGCGGTAGTTTCATAGTCCGCATCGAAGATACCGACCGCAGTCGATATGTCGAGGGCGCAGTTGACGCCATACTGGATGGACTCCGCTGGCTGGGGCTGGATTGGGACGAAGGACCGGAAAAAGGCGGCGCCTTCGGCCCCTATTTTCAGTCAGATCGGCTGGACAGATACCGGGCGGCGGCCGAGAGGCTGATCACCGCCGGGTATGCCTATCGCTGTACCTGCAGTCCGGGACGACTGGAGGCCATGAGGGCGGAACAGACCGCCGCCAAAAAGCCGCCGGGATACGACCGGTGTTGCCGCAACCGCACCGAGCCGGTTGCCCAGGGTGTCGCCTCGGTAGTTCGCTTCAAGATGCCGCTGGAAGGAACCACCACGTTTACCGACCTCATCCGGGGGGATGTGTCCTTTGACAACCCCCTGCTGGATGATTTCGTTCTGCTCAAAAGCGACGGTTACCCCACCTACCACCTGGCCAACGTCGTTGATGACCACGACATGGCCATCAGCCATGTCATCCGCGGCGAGGAATGGATATCTTCCGCCCCGCGTCACCTGCTACTGTATCAGGCGCTGGGATACCACCCACCGGCTCTGGCTCACCTGCCGATGATACTGGGACCTGACCGGTCCAAACTCTCCAAGCGACACGGAGCGGTTTCCATCACCGAATACCGTAATCAGGGCTACCTGGCCGAAGCCATGGTCAACTTCCTGTCCCTGCTTGGCTGGTCGCTTGACGACAGGACGGAACTGATGCGCCCGGAGCAGATTATCCGCAGTTTCACCCTTGACCGGGTATCCAGAACCGCGGCCATTTTCAATATAGAAAAACTCGACTGGATGAATGGTGTCTATCTGCGGGAACTGTCCCTGGCCGATTTCACCGACCGGGCGCTACCCTTCCTGCAAGCCGGTGTACCGGAAACTGCCAACTTTGACCGGCCTTACCTGGAAAAGGCCCTGGCGTTGCTTCAGGAAAGAGTGAAAAAGCTGGGAGAATTCCGCGACCAGCCGGAACTGACCCGTTTTTTCTTTACCGACGATCTGGAATACTCAGCCGAAGCTCTGATCGGCAAAAAAATAACCCCGTCAGCCAGCGCCGCGGCCCTGGCGGCGGCCGTGTCCAGAGTCGCCGCTGTCGATGAGTTTTCGGTGGAAAACCTGGAGAAAGCGCTTCGCTCATTGGCTGAGGAACTCGGTCTTAAACCCGGACAATTGTTCGGCTGTCTCCGGATTGCCGTGACCGGACAGTCGGTTTCGCCGCCGCTGTTTGAAACCATGGCTGTTCTGGGCCGCGAACGTACCCTGCGTCGTCTGGAAAAGGCTTCGACAATGGCGCAAGGGCTGGCTGGGATATGA
- a CDS encoding conserved hypothetical protein (KEGG: rci:RCIX573 hypothetical protein): MMAETLVKVQPTIGACGLDCGLCPRYHTNGKSRCPGCAGTGYGGWGCPIQKCCVREHRLECCGQCPEAEGCPRLEKLLKDAARADSFISYAPVPANLRTIREKGLAGAVETMSARITLLRELLTDYNDGRSKGFYCLAVQLLPLDELQAELSRHADALTEANRSQRAAALRRAFTGLAGQKGLTLKLRNQKKEGNK; this comes from the coding sequence ATGATGGCCGAAACCCTCGTCAAGGTACAACCCACCATCGGCGCCTGCGGACTGGACTGCGGGCTGTGCCCCCGCTACCACACCAACGGTAAATCCCGGTGTCCCGGGTGCGCCGGAACCGGCTACGGCGGCTGGGGTTGCCCCATCCAGAAATGCTGTGTCCGGGAGCACCGCCTGGAATGTTGCGGCCAGTGCCCGGAAGCCGAGGGCTGTCCCCGGCTGGAAAAGCTGTTAAAGGACGCCGCCAGGGCCGACTCCTTTATTTCATACGCCCCGGTTCCGGCCAACCTCCGGACGATACGTGAAAAGGGCCTCGCCGGAGCCGTTGAGACCATGTCGGCCCGGATAACCTTGCTCCGGGAACTGTTGACGGATTATAACGACGGGCGCAGTAAGGGTTTTTACTGTCTGGCTGTCCAGCTACTGCCGCTTGATGAACTCCAGGCGGAACTGAGCCGGCACGCCGACGCCCTGACCGAAGCGAACCGGAGCCAGCGAGCCGCCGCCCTCCGCCGCGCCTTCACCGGACTTGCGGGACAAAAGGGTTTGACGTTAAAGTTAAGAAACCAGAAGAAGGAAGGTAACAAATAG
- a CDS encoding lipoprotein signal peptidase (KEGG: deg:DehalGT_1092 lipoprotein signal peptidase~TIGRFAM: lipoprotein signal peptidase~PFAM: peptidase A8 signal peptidase II): MLPFGVFAGILVMDQVTKHLVRTLMTVGESIPAEGFFRLVYVRNTGAAFGILEDGRPFLIAVSVIALSMVFWLLASRRIGFLNQPLGLVALGLVGGGIAGNLIDRVAFGYVTDFISAGIWPNFNIADSALVVGMILLGVLYLRSEQTDAR; the protein is encoded by the coding sequence ATGCTACCTTTCGGCGTTTTCGCCGGTATTCTGGTCATGGACCAGGTGACCAAACACCTGGTACGCACCCTGATGACGGTGGGTGAATCCATCCCCGCCGAGGGTTTCTTCCGGCTGGTCTATGTCCGTAATACCGGTGCCGCCTTCGGTATCCTGGAAGACGGCCGGCCATTCCTGATAGCCGTCAGCGTTATCGCCCTGTCGATGGTATTCTGGCTACTGGCTTCCCGGCGAATCGGCTTCCTGAACCAACCCTTGGGCCTGGTCGCCCTGGGACTGGTCGGGGGCGGTATCGCCGGTAACCTGATCGATCGGGTCGCCTTCGGCTATGTCACTGATTTCATAAGCGCCGGCATCTGGCCTAATTTCAACATCGCCGATTCGGCACTGGTGGTCGGCATGATTCTGCTGGGCGTGCTGTATCTCCGGTCGGAACAAACCGATGCCCGCTGA
- a CDS encoding conserved hypothetical protein (KEGG: dev:DhcVS_1148 hypothetical protein), which produces MPSSLTAQDALAWLVRYGIIPYWDSIDNKAMFRRADVRKDSVAFISRKAEEEAWPGVVKLLGIKTEAECATVRSNVEHLLREQGKLV; this is translated from the coding sequence ATGCCAAGCTCTTTAACTGCTCAGGATGCCCTGGCCTGGCTGGTCAGGTACGGTATCATTCCCTACTGGGACTCTATTGATAACAAGGCCATGTTCCGCCGGGCCGATGTCAGAAAAGACTCGGTCGCCTTCATCAGCCGTAAGGCGGAGGAGGAAGCCTGGCCGGGCGTGGTCAAACTGCTGGGAATCAAAACCGAAGCTGAGTGCGCCACCGTGCGCTCCAATGTAGAGCACCTCCTGCGTGAACAGGGCAAGCTGGTCTGA
- a CDS encoding protein of unknown function DUF6 transmembrane (PFAM: protein of unknown function DUF6 transmembrane~KEGG: dev:DhcVS_1096 hypothetical protein) — protein MSDWVPVAVLGTVTLGLVNVIDSHLIARRFPSLRAFLLPVSGVVLVWTLIIMILEPLPAGVSGGALGAAVGSGVIRAVAIGLLLNAYRSEEVSLAVPLYHTYPVFVVLMAAPLLGESLAPTQWLAVAVILAGTLLIAVRRGPAGFRWRMKPLLLLLTAAALNAGADVAGKYALGEISFWNMYWIGSACLVVMYLAFALRRPVLRELAALPSPGRLGAFIIFNETLAMVGILLVYQAMASGPVSLVSAITGARPIFVLLLVLVANWLLPGALLREETSRRAMMYRLGATVLIGGGIALIYLS, from the coding sequence ATGAGCGACTGGGTGCCGGTGGCCGTTCTGGGTACAGTCACGTTGGGATTGGTCAATGTCATCGACAGCCACTTGATTGCCAGGCGTTTTCCTTCACTGCGTGCTTTCCTTCTGCCGGTCAGTGGCGTGGTGCTGGTCTGGACGCTGATAATCATGATACTGGAACCCTTGCCGGCCGGGGTCAGCGGGGGTGCTTTGGGCGCCGCGGTCGGTTCCGGGGTCATTCGGGCGGTGGCCATCGGTCTGTTATTGAATGCCTACCGGTCGGAAGAAGTTTCGCTGGCGGTACCCCTGTATCACACCTATCCGGTTTTTGTCGTGCTGATGGCGGCGCCGCTGTTGGGGGAATCGCTGGCACCGACGCAGTGGCTGGCGGTAGCCGTCATCCTCGCCGGCACCCTGCTTATTGCCGTTCGCCGGGGGCCGGCCGGTTTCCGGTGGCGGATGAAGCCGCTGTTGCTGTTGTTGACCGCCGCGGCACTCAATGCCGGGGCGGATGTCGCCGGCAAGTATGCCCTGGGCGAGATTTCCTTCTGGAACATGTACTGGATAGGTTCCGCCTGTCTGGTGGTGATGTACTTAGCCTTCGCTCTGCGACGTCCGGTATTGCGGGAACTGGCCGCTCTGCCGAGCCCAGGCCGTCTGGGCGCGTTCATCATCTTCAATGAAACACTGGCGATGGTCGGCATTCTGCTGGTCTATCAGGCGATGGCCTCCGGCCCGGTGTCCCTGGTTTCGGCCATTACCGGTGCCCGCCCCATATTTGTGTTACTGCTGGTACTGGTAGCCAACTGGTTGTTGCCGGGCGCGCTGTTGCGGGAAGAGACTTCCCGGCGGGCGATGATGTACCGGCTGGGAGCTACGGTGTTGATCGGCGGCGGAATAGCCCTGATCTATCTGTCATGA